One Columba livia isolate bColLiv1 breed racing homer chromosome 26, bColLiv1.pat.W.v2, whole genome shotgun sequence genomic window, AGCAATCCCACTGCACGTTATTTGCTCACCTGTTTTTCTTGTTGCCGCTGCACTAACACAACGACACCAGGTTGCACACAGGACTAAACTGCTTTTTACGTCACATTTCAGCTCCGCAGACCCAACACGCAGAGCCTGGCACGTTAAATCTCCTCATTACGAGCAAAGCCACGCTGGGCGATGGCGAAAGTCAGGTCAAGGCTCTCACTcctatttctgctgcttttatcCCAAACTACAGTGGGCCCCGGATTTGTTCACAGTTTCTAAGCTGCTTGGCTGACACAGCTTTCACCCCCAAGAAATCCTTTTAAATACTAATTAGGCTAATTAACAAGCAGTGAGAGCCCAGCCACAGCTGAAGCGTTTTTCgactgtccctgctgctctgctatCCACTTTCTATAGGGCACCTCAAGCATGAATAAATCAATCTACCTACCCTTGTAACAGCATtgcctctttttcccttttttaaaccCAAATAGTAACGCTGCCCCCTCCAAAGAACCAGGCGCAGACTGAAAACCAGGCGGTTACAGcacactgctgctttccaggaaTAGTTTGGCTCCGTTAGCTTATAAAAACTCGGAAGCAGCGCACGTCCCCGGCGCTGCCTTTGCACATTCCTGGACAATATGTTCCATATAAAAGCCCCAGACGCTCCAGTTTCAGCGCCGAGCGGGCAGAGCTCCCTGGACTCAGCATCAGCGGGGAGTTTTGACTGTGTTTTTGATTCCGTTTCAGAACGTGTTATGTGTTATCTCGTTACGAAgttcaaaactgcaaaaaacCAGATCAAGAGCATCTGAGCTGATCTAAGTACAGAACCGCGCCCTGGGATGTTTCTCTTAACACTGAGGCCTCATCAAGAGATGTAACAGCTGCACTACAATGATCTTTTATATAATGATATGGAATATTCTGGAATTTCACAGTGGTTTTGATATAGGGAAGAGCATTATCTCAGCTCTCCAGAATAAAGACTTGAAGGCTTAGAGGTTAAACCCAACACGAGCCCCCAGTTGCATCACGTGTCAGAGACGCCTCCAGCGACTCCTCTGCCACAAGCGATGGACTGGACCAAAACCCACGCTGGCTGCATAGCGCAGCCACGAACAAAAGCTCGGACTAAAATCCCCAGCTGAGCTGATACTCACAAGATCGTCGGGAGCTTTGGCTGCTCTCGGGCAGGCACCGTGTGCGAATGGCGAATATTCTTCCAAAGAACTTCAGCATCTGCTTCAGAAGAGCGAGGAAGGATTTGCGCGTCTCAGGGTTAGCCGGGGTCTAAGATCTTCATTGTTCAGAGGAGGGGGTTGCCTTTGAAAGTTATAAAAAAGCTACATTCAGTTGTAAATCTGCTTACCAAAGCTACACTGTTTTGCCAACAACCCTATTGCCACTGTTGCTAGAAGCTTGGGAAGTCAAAGCACTTCCCTAAAAATGGACCTAAACTCAGATTACAAGATTTACGCGTGGATACAACTCCTAaacacacagcagcaccaggagcTGTTAAGTTTTCCAAGCAGCCTTGCCAGGAGCTGAAAGCCGCCCCCAAAAGCTCCCGGACTGTTCTGCTGGCAGCGCCAGAGACCCCGGCCCAGCGTAACGGATCCGGCTGCTCCGTGTCCCCCCGTTCACCTCCTGGGGACAGAACAACTCCGCCAAGGAGCCAAACGCTTCCCTGCGCCCCAACCCCCCGGCTCCAGCCAACACCCACGGTGCAGGGAAATCTAATCTGTCCCTTCGTCCTAAAAACGAAGAGCTGCGGGGGGGGGGACCCGCCTGGCCCCTGTGCCCACCCAGAGCCCCGGGCAGGGCGGATttttggcaggagaggagcgAGTGACACAGAGCAGCCGGTTTCCAGCGGAGCCACCGGGCCGGCCCGGCCACACCTGCCCGTTCCCGCTCCCCACCGCGGCCCTTCCAGCCCTCAGGAGCCCCAGGGGAGGCCAGGGGGCCCCGACCCCCCCCGGGAAGGCTCCTCCCGCCCCTGGGGCGAGTGCCGGGCCGGTCCCCGGGCAGCgggaggggacagagcgggGACAGCGGGTGGCGGGTCTGCCCCCCAGCCCGGGCGGGGGGTCCCGGGGCACACAGCCGGGGGGGCAGGGAGCGGAGAAGCCGGTCTCGGCGGAGAACGGCACCCGGGGGATCCCCGGTGCGCCCGCCCCTCCCTCCCGCCCGCGGCCTGCTGCCGCCCCACGCCCGGCACCGGCGGCCCGCCCGGGGGAAgcgcggagcggcggcgggcgctgccggagggccgggccgggggtcGGGGCTGCGCTCGGGGCCGGTTTCCCCGGAACCCCCGGGCCCGGCGTTACCTGCGAGCCCGGGAACGGCGGCGGCCCCGCCTCACCTGGGCCAGGTGAGACACGTGACCCGCGCGACGGGCCGCCGCGAGGGACAGCAGAGCGCGGAGGGCGAAGCGGCTCCGGCCGCGCTGCGCGGGGTCCCCGGCCCCAAGGACCCCTTGTCCCCATGGAACCCTTGTCCCAAGGACCCCTTGTCCCCGCGCATCCCGGCCCCCGAGGGCGCTGTgtcaaagcatttctttgccccAGGATCCTCGGCCCAAGGGTCTGTGTCCCCAACTGTCCTTGAGGATCCTCGTCCCCAAGGGTCTGTCCCCAACTGTCCCTGAGGAACCTTGTCCGCGAGGATGCCTGTCCCCAAGGTCCCCACTCTTAAGGTCCCCATCTCCAAGGGTCTCTACTCCCCAAATACCCCTATCCCAATGGATCCTCATCCCCTAGGATCCTGCCCCAAGGAACCTTCATCACCTAGGATCCTGTCCCAAAGGGTCCCTGTTCTCAAGGATCCCCATTCCTGAGTATCCCTGTCCCAAATGATCCCCATCTCCAAGGATCACTGTTCCCAAGGTCTCCATCCCCAAGGGTCTCACTCCCCAGGGATTCCTGTcccctgggtccctctccccaTGGATCCTCACCCCAAGGATCCCGTCCCAAAGCAGAGCGGCAGCCACGCACTGAGGCTGCAGccggagcagctgctgctcaacTCGGGTGCACCAGCCAGTTTCCAAGAGGAAAAACGAGAAAAATCAACTCAAAGGATGGTGTCAGTGTCAAGACGCTCACGCCTTCTCTAAAGGGCACAAAGACTGCGTTTATTTATTTAAGCCTCTGGCACACGCCGAATTCCAGCTGGTGTCATTTCCACAGCTGGGCTTGCATTTGTGTATAACTCAAAGCACTGCTTGGAAATGGCACCGTCTCCTCCTCTGCCGGTGCCTTGAGCACAGATCCCGGCCATGAAACCCCTCGTGGCACTGCCAGGATGAGCCAGGCAGCACAGCGTGGCCCCCGAGCCCAGCGCCGCGCTGCCGACGCCCCTCAGCTCCTGCGTTTTCCCCGTGCCCCATCCCCTCCCAGCTGAGCTGAGTGCTCCGGTCCCAAACCGCTGCTGCCAGCGTTGCCGGGTCCAGGATGGCGGGCAGGGAGCTGGGTCAACCCCGCAGTCCTGGCGTTTAACCCTGAATTCCTGATGCAGGATTTCTTCCCCTAAACTGGGCCGGGTTGAGTAAGCAGTGCCTGGGTTGCCCCTCCCCCAGTAACTGGGACACCTGGGGAAGAACCTGCAGAGAGACTGGGAGGGATGGCACTTGTATTAATTATTTACTGCCTATAATAAGGCTTCACTTTTCTGGAGCACATCCCAATGCGGGGCCTTAAAGAGGCTGAAGACAAGAGGCCAGCGCACAGCTCTCAGCTACATCCTCCTGCAGGGTTACCCTGCCTTGGGGCAGATCATGGCTGATGTGGGgctggctgctgtggggaacGCCAGGGAGCAGCACCGGGATGCAGCGTGCCCCATCCTGCCCATCAGTGCCTCTGCGTTTGGCTGTAGAGTGCAGAGGCTCATGGACAGGGAAGGGAGAACAACGCTCTCAACCACGCTTTTGCATCAAAGAGGTTTATTCTGAGCGCTGCTAATTTCAGACTCCTCTGCTAAATCATTAATAGCTCGTCAGCCCGGGCAGAgatcctgcagcagcacaggagggTTCTGGGACTCAGCAGTGACTTACCCCGAGGGGCAGGGGcatttcttatatttttctattatttgcCTTTACCAGCCTCTGTCTGCTTGTCTGCCGGGATCCATGATGGGCAgctgggacaccctggggacacaacGACTGCagggggcttggggacaccatCCGCCTCACTGGCCAACACTCCCAGTTCATCTGGCCCCTTCTTATTGCTGAAACTCATGTCCAGGCACAGCTGCTCCCCGTTTCTGGTTCTCACCCTGGACCAGAGACTGATGCCGGGAAGGTGACGAGCAGCATGGACTGGGGGGATGACCCAAAAAAGCCATTATTTTATGAGCAGGTGACTGATGGAGCAGGCACCTCCAGAGGTTCCTCCAATCTCAGCAATTCCGAGGTGTCACTTCAGAGCAATGAGGGAAGCTCACTGCATGACAGTCCCCagccttttcccccttttgggGTCCAGGTTCCACCAAAGCAGAGCAAACAAATCAGAGAGAAGGATGTTCTGCTTAATAGTTGCCCGTCCCCGCAGTTTCTCTGGGTTGTAGGCAGAGGGAGCAAGAGCAGCACTTTGACCCTGAACCTGCCGTGGAGCAGCACCCTTCAAATTCCCAAGCCCCATTTATAGCAGCATTTGCATCCCATACATGAGAACAGCTCAGCCTCTACTTCAGCTTTCCTACAGCCTGACatgcagcctgcagagctggagcaagTCTCATGGCCGTGTCTCCAACACCTGGCAGTGGAGACGCGGTGAGAGGCGATGGATGGGCAGGGATGGATGAAGAGCAGCGGGGGCCGGGAGCGGTGACGCAGCAGCCGCTGACGCTGCTCCGGTGTCTGGCAGACGCGTGGCAGAGTTGGCAAGAACGGGATTGTgatgcaaagcaaaagaaatgaggGTTTTTGCCTCCTAAGGTAAGGTAAGGAAAGCAAAGCCGTCACCAGCCCACATGGGGTGAGGGTGACATCCACCACAGGCCTGGACGTGGCTCTGCCTGGAGCAGAATTAGACTGGGTTTTGCTCCTGTCTGGGGATGGGATGAGACCTCAGCACCTGGTTTCTGCCATCCATTTTATCCTCTCTGATGTGAAACACCAGCAGGCTTTATCGCACCCACCTACGTGAAGCTGCAGCCGCTGAGCGTGACATCCTGGCAGGAGGAACCCCAAAAACCAGACTCTCTGCGGGGAGGAAGGTGACAGCGGCACCCTCCCACTCCAGCCCCCTCCCTGTGCTGCCTCGGCCCACTCCCGGCTGTTAACACCGTCTTAAATGATAATGACCTTGGCACTGATATTGCTGTGATAGTCGTGCAACCAAGGACACGCTGTCCTGATGCCAGTAACCTGTCCCAGTGCAGCCTTTCCCCTGAACCCTTCCCAGTAAACCCTCCCAGAATCCCCCCCAGCCTAAACCTTTCCCAACCATCCCTCCAGTAaacctcccagtaaccctctCCCAATCCAGCGTTTCCCAGTGACTCCGCATTTCCCCGAGCCCCCCCGCCAGGGATGGCAGTTTTCCAACGCCGGGAACCACTAACGCCACCGGGATGGTCCTCGACCGGATCGTACCGAGCCTGGGGCTGTGTCGGTGTCAATACTGGTGCCGTACCAGGCTATACGGAGCCCGGGGCCGTGCCGGTGCTGTTCCGAGCTGTACTGTGAGGCCGGGGCCGTGTCTTTGCTGGTACCGACGCTGTGCTGCACTGGACCCACTCTGGTACTGGCACCGAACCCGTGAATGCCGGTACCGGGCCATACCGAGCCCGGGGCCGCGCCGGTGTCGATACCGGTGCAGTACCGAGGTGTACAGAGCCCGGTGTCAGCACCGAGCCGGTACCATACCGCGCCATACCCAGCCTGCTGCCGCACCGGGCCACGCCGAGCCCGAGCACCCCCCACCAAGGCTGTACCGTACCGGGCCGGGCCCGTGTTCGTGCAGATACCGGCGCCGCGCTGTACCGAGCCCGGTGCCGGCACGGAGCCCGGACCCGTCATGATGCCTGTACCGGTGCCGTACCGAGCCCGAGCATCCCCCGCCAAGGCTGTACCGTACCGGGCCGGGGTCGCGCCCCTCCATGCCGGTGCGGAGCCGGTGCCGGAGCCGCCCCCGGCGGGGCCGAGCCGCACGGAGCCGGCACCGCCCCCGGGCTATATATCCTCGCCGTGGCGCTGCCCTGCTCCCGTTCCCGTTCccatggcggcggcggcagcggcggatCCAAGTCCGGCTACCGGCAGCGAGCAACGCCCCGACCGCGGCGGTACcggcaccaccaccaccaaccccagcggcagcaccggcagcagcagcagccccgggcCGGTAGAGCTGGCGGCGGCTCGGCGGCGGCTGGTGGCGGCGGAAGGTCGTcgccgggcggcggcggagcTGGAGTGCCGGGTCCGGCAGGTTCACTGCGCCCTGCGGCACGCCGAGCTCCGCCTGGCCGCCCGCGCCGAGGCCCTGGGCCGCCTGGGGGCCGGGGTGGCCCAGGCGCAGCTGGcgctggcagcgcagagccAGCGGCTGCAGAAGGGGctgcgccgccgcccccgcccccggcccgccgCCCTCCTGGCCGCCGCCCGCGCCCTCCGCAGCTGCGTCCCCTGGGCCCCCGCCCGCTCCCGCGGCGCCGCCGCACCGGCCACCGCTGCCCGGCGACTGCCCGCGGCACCACGCAGCCCCGCATAGCGACCGGGATCCGGGGGAGCTGCGGGTTTGGGTCCTGGGGAGTGTGATGGGTTTGGGGGACCCAGCAGGGTCTGGGGTCCTTGAGGGGGTGCTGAGGAGTGTGATGAGCTGGGAACTTGTGGGCTTGGGGGGACCCAGCAGGGTCTGGGGTCCTTgagggggtgctggggagtgTGAGGGGTTGGGgacttgtggggctggggagacCCAGCAGGGTCTGGGGTCCTTgagggggtgctggggagtgTGATGGGTTAGGCACCTGCGGGGTTTGGGAGATCCTATTGAGCGAGGGGACTCAGTGGGGTTTGGGGTCCTGGGGAGTCTGATGGATTGGGGCCCTGCAAGGTTTGGGGAACCctatggggtgggggggacccAGCAGGTTCTGGGGTCCCTGAAGGGATCCTGGGGAGTCTGATGGGTTTGGACCCAGTGGGtcagcagggtttgggggtccctAGGGGACCCTGTGAATTCAGGGGTCCCGGGGGGATCCTGCAGGGCatgggggggatttgggggacCCAGTGGGGTCTGGGGACCTTGGGGTGCCCTGAAGAATCTTGGGGTCGATTTTCCCTGAGGGACCCTGGGGCTTTGGGATGTTTGAAGGaccctgcagggacaggagtccAGGTGTGTGCGGTGAGCTGGTGGACGGGGCAGGGGGGCAGTGAGATTGGGGAACCCAGCAGGGTCTGGGGTGCACGAGGGACCCTGCAGGGTCTGGGGTCCCCAGAGGATCATGCCAGGTTTGAGGGTGTTTATAGGGGAATGTGCTGTCAGCACCCCAAGTCTGGAGTCACCTCCCCCCAAGGTAGCAGGTTCAGGGCAGCCGCTATGGGGCAGGGCCCCTTCCCTGTTCGAACCCCGCTGCCCCCCAGGAGGAGACCCCAAGACCCTGGGCCAGCAAGACACTGGTGGGACCGAACCCCACACTGGGACTCGGGTGCAGCCTTCACAGGTCCCTGTGCAAGCCTCAGTGGGGATCGAGGGGGCGCAGGGTCACTCCGCTTCCGCGGTCCCTGGACAGTGATTTCTACTCTGGACCATGCACCCTGTGGGGCAGCGAGCAGGAGAGGACTGGTCCTCACCACGGCACCGTTTGTTTCCCACCAAGCTGGATTTTTGGGACTGCTTTGATGACTGACCAGGCAGGTGACGCTTGAAGCCTCCTCGTACTTCTAGCAAGAGTCCTTGGGTACCTGCCAATGTCACCCTGCAGCAGAGTGTCACCGCAGGCTCCAGAGAGGCGAGAAGGCACAGGGAGGCAGAGGTGGGCTCAGGACACAGCATCCCACTCCGGGTAGAAGGCTCGCACAGGACCctggccctgctgtccccatcactgtccccagcagccctgcgCTGGCCTCGGGATGGAGGGCTCGAACCCCACAGCATCGTCCCTTCCGTGCCGGGAGCTGCAGCCGTTCAGCTGGCAAAGCCCTCCATGAGCTGCTCCTTCGCCGGCCGCAGTCGCAGCGTTCACCAGCCCTGGGCTGCCACCGTCCTCTGGCTAACGCCATCCCTCGGCCGAGCCACC contains:
- the TRNP1 gene encoding TMF-regulated nuclear protein 1, whose product is MPVPGHTEPGAAPVSIPVQYRGVQSPVSAPSRYHTAPYPACCRTGPRRARAPPTKAVPYRAGPVFVQIPAPRCTEPGAGTEPGPVMMPVPVPYRARASPAKAVPYRAGVAPLHAGAEPVPEPPPAGPSRTEPAPPPGYISSPWRCPAPVPVPMAAAAAADPSPATGSEQRPDRGGTGTTTTNPSGSTGSSSSPGPVELAAARRRLVAAEGRRRAAAELECRVRQVHCALRHAELRLAARAEALGRLGAGVAQAQLALAAQSQRLQKGLRRRPRPRPAALLAAARALRSCVPWAPARSRGAAAPATAARRLPAAPRSPA